A section of the Triticum dicoccoides isolate Atlit2015 ecotype Zavitan chromosome 7A, WEW_v2.0, whole genome shotgun sequence genome encodes:
- the LOC119330918 gene encoding serine carboxypeptidase-like 34 gives MATSPSSSLLRVLLLAAAVAVVAARHHHPGFEKIFEVQEADRVEMLPGQTEQVGFRHYSGYVTVNETHGRALFYWLFEATHDVAKKPLVLWLNGGPGCSSVGYGAMMELGPFLIQKGKPEIALNPHSWNKEANMLFLESPAGVGFSYTNTTADLGQFGDNLTAHDAYSFLVNWLDKFPQFKGHDLYIAGESYAGHYVSQLAEKIVHMNKKASRAHKVNLKGILIGNAAIDASSDDRGLVDYAWDHAVVSDGIYTAVKNNCKFPDDGMESDACDNAWNDFFNAMNDIDLYSLYTPACTKSMVNSTNSSPRRRSKLAGTGTPLGKLHRGGRPYYNAYDPCGDYHILDYLNRADVQKALHANVSGAIPYRWEPCSDALTNWTDAPASTLPAIGKLVKDGIRVWVFSGDTDDRVPVTSTRLALKKLGLATKKGWREWFTSDQVGGYTVVYDGLTFVTVRGAGHMVPMITPVQARQVFAHFLTGEELSAKAIVA, from the exons ATGGCCACTTCGCCGTCGAGCAGCCTGCTGCGCgtgctcctcctcgccgccgccgtcgcggtgGTGGCCGCGAGGCACCACCACCCCGGGTTCGAGAAGATCTTCGAGGTGCAGGAGGCGGACCGGGTGGAGATGCTGCCGGGGCAGACGGAGCAGGTGGGCTTCCGGCACTACTCCGGCTACGTCACGGTGAACGAGACCCACGGCCGCGCCCTCTTCTACTGGCTCTTCGAGGCCACCCACGACGTCGCCAAGAAGCCCCTCGTCCTCTGGCTCAACGGAG GGCCTGGATGCTCGTCCGTGGGGTATGGAGCGATGATGGAGCTTGGCCCCTTCTTGATCCAGAAGGGAAAGCCCGAGATTGCCTTGAATCCCCACTCATGGAACAAAG AGGCAAACATGCTGTTCTTGGAGTCCCCTGCCGGCGTGGGCTTCTCCTACACCAACACCACCGCCGATCTCGGCCAGTTTGGCGACAACCTCACTG CCCATGACGCATACTCTTTCCTCGTGAACTGGCTGGACAAGTTCCCTCAGTTCAAGGGCCACGACCTGTACATCGCCGGCGAGAGCTACGCCGGGCACTACGTCTCCCAGCTCGCCGAGAAGATCGTCCACATGAACAAGAAGGCGTCGCGGGCTCACAAGGTCAACCTCAAGGGGATCCTGATCGGCAACGCCGCCATCGACGCCAGCTCCGACGACCGCGGCCTGGTCGACTACGCCTGGGACCACGCGGTGGTCTCGGATGGGATCTACACCGCCGTCAAGAACAACTGCAAGTTCCCCGACGACGGCATGGAGAGCGACGCCTGCGACAACGCATGGAACGACTTCTTCAACGCCATGAACGACATCGACCTTTACAGCCTCTACACCCCTGCCTGCACCAAATCCATGGTCAACTCCACCAACTCCTCCCCCCGCCGCCGCTCCAAGCTCGCCGGCACCGGCACGCCGCTGGGGAAGCTGCACCgcggcggcaggccctactacaacgccTACGACCCCTGCGGGGACTACCACATCCTCGACTACCTGAACCGCGCCGACGTGCAGAAGGCGCTGCACGCCAACGTCTCCGGCGCAATCCCGTACCGCTGGGAGCCGTGCAGCGACGCGCTGACCAACTGGACGGACGCGCCGGCGTCGACCCTGCCGGCCATCggcaagctggtgaaggacgggatcCGGGTGTGGGTCTTCAGCGGCGACACCGACGACCGCGTGCCGGTGACCTCGACGCGGCTCGCGCTGAAGAAGCTCGGGCTCGCGACGAAGAAGGGGTGGAGGGAGTGGTTCACCAGCGACCAGGTGGGCGGGTACACGGTGGTCTACGACGGGCTCACCTTCGTCACCGTGCGCGGCGCCGGACACATGGTGCCCATGATCACGCCGGTGCAGGCCAGGCAGGTCTTCGCGCACTTCCTCACCGGCGAGGAGCTCTCCGCCAAGGCCATCGTCGCTTAG